One segment of Hydrogenothermus marinus DNA contains the following:
- a CDS encoding PDC sensor domain-containing protein yields the protein MQDLIYIYKSNVDTIENFLLETFSNIGSLSIHEEKNFKKLFKIFLSLELVYVCDEKTLIQISPNIYRKKVVKSAMGKNRRYLIDKLNFNENDIAISQPYISSATGNICITIAKKESGKIYFFDFNLFILLQKLGLIETQREFNYINRGFYLFSSSILIILSFFIVGYALFSFIDSLLSQKISIETIFKPIIALTLGIAIYDLTKTILEEEIFFKNYSRNQIEVKVLTKFA from the coding sequence ATGCAAGATTTAATTTATATTTATAAGTCTAATGTTGATACAATAGAAAATTTTTTATTAGAAACATTTTCAAATATTGGTAGTTTATCTATACACGAAGAGAAAAATTTTAAGAAGTTATTCAAAATTTTTTTATCTCTTGAATTAGTCTATGTATGTGATGAAAAAACTTTAATACAGATATCTCCAAATATATATAGAAAAAAAGTAGTGAAGTCAGCTATGGGAAAAAATAGAAGATACCTGATTGATAAACTAAACTTTAATGAAAATGATATTGCTATCTCACAGCCTTATATTAGTAGTGCAACAGGAAATATATGTATTACTATTGCAAAAAAAGAAAGCGGTAAGATTTATTTCTTTGACTTTAATCTCTTCATTCTTTTGCAAAAATTGGGTTTAATTGAGACACAACGGGAATTTAACTATATAAATAGAGGCTTTTATCTGTTTTCTTCTTCTATATTAATAATTCTATCTTTTTTTATAGTAGGTTATGCACTTTTTTCTTTTATTGACTCTTTATTATCTCAAAAAATTTCAATTGAAACAATATTTAAACCAATTATTGCTTTAACCTTAGGAATCGCAATTTATGATTTAACAAAAACTATTTTAGAGGAAGAAATATTTTTCAAGAACTACTCAAGAAATCAAATAGAAGTCAAAGTTTTAACTAAATTTGCATAG
- a CDS encoding cytochrome ubiquinol oxidase subunit I yields MDLDALTLARWQFGATAFFHFIYVPLTLGLGILIAIIETLYLKTKKQVYSDLAMFLMKLFAINFAVGVASGLTMEFEFGTNWSEYSKLVGDIFGAPLALEGLTAFFLESTFIGLFLFGKGRVSDKVHAFSAWMVAIGGSLSALWILIANSWQQTPEGYRLVESPQGIKAELTDFLAAAWNHTTWIRFLHTVDAGFITAGFFVMGVMAFYLIKKRHVEFAKVGLKIALIFTTIASLIQILFGDLHGYLVAHHQPLKLAMFEGKFQTEKGASLDLFGVIDQEHHQSRMIIKIPYLLSILSYHDPNAEVKGIDDLVKEYQEKAKEYESKIPVIKEKLAQATNPEEKQKLQDQLVEAKIKAHALNIKYEDLPSIALVFTTFHLMVYLGFLFALIVLIALWKLKRGTLYNSKGFLWILVLSIPLPYIASELGWISTEVGRQPWIVYGILKTADAVSPVPAANVALSLTVFTIIYTILFIVFVYAMVRAINKGPNLSPSSPDYNTNAAGNVGVSTAFSQINKEGR; encoded by the coding sequence ATGGATTTAGACGCTCTAACGCTTGCCAGATGGCAGTTTGGCGCTACAGCATTCTTTCATTTCATTTATGTTCCATTAACTCTTGGTTTAGGTATTCTCATTGCTATTATTGAGACTTTATACCTTAAAACCAAGAAACAGGTTTATTCAGATCTTGCTATGTTCCTTATGAAGCTTTTTGCTATTAACTTTGCAGTAGGGGTTGCAAGTGGTCTTACAATGGAATTTGAGTTTGGTACAAACTGGTCTGAATATTCAAAACTTGTTGGAGATATTTTTGGAGCTCCACTTGCTTTAGAAGGGTTAACTGCTTTCTTCTTAGAGTCAACTTTTATAGGGTTATTCTTATTTGGTAAAGGAAGAGTTTCTGATAAAGTACATGCTTTTTCTGCTTGGATGGTAGCAATAGGAGGATCTTTGTCTGCGCTATGGATACTTATTGCAAACTCTTGGCAACAAACTCCAGAAGGTTATAGATTAGTAGAATCTCCTCAAGGAATTAAAGCAGAATTAACAGACTTTTTAGCTGCAGCATGGAATCATACAACTTGGATTAGATTTTTACATACTGTAGATGCTGGTTTTATTACTGCAGGATTTTTTGTAATGGGTGTAATGGCTTTTTACCTTATTAAAAAAAGACATGTTGAATTTGCTAAAGTAGGATTAAAAATAGCTTTAATATTTACTACAATAGCATCTCTTATTCAAATATTATTTGGAGATTTACACGGATATTTAGTAGCTCATCATCAACCTTTAAAACTTGCAATGTTTGAAGGTAAATTCCAAACAGAAAAAGGAGCATCTCTTGATTTATTTGGAGTAATAGATCAAGAACATCATCAAAGTAGAATGATAATAAAAATACCTTATTTATTAAGTATTCTTTCTTATCATGATCCAAATGCTGAAGTTAAAGGAATTGATGATTTAGTAAAAGAGTATCAAGAAAAAGCTAAAGAATATGAATCTAAAATTCCTGTTATAAAAGAAAAATTAGCTCAAGCAACAAATCCTGAAGAAAAGCAAAAACTTCAAGATCAATTAGTTGAGGCTAAAATAAAAGCTCATGCTTTAAATATTAAATATGAAGATTTACCTTCTATTGCTTTAGTATTCACAACTTTCCACTTAATGGTATATCTTGGATTTTTATTTGCATTAATAGTTTTAATTGCTCTTTGGAAACTCAAAAGAGGAACTTTATATAACAGTAAAGGTTTCTTATGGATTTTAGTACTTTCTATACCTTTACCATATATTGCAAGTGAGCTTGGCTGGATCTCAACAGAAGTTGGAAGACAACCTTGGATTGTTTATGGAATATTAAAAACTGCTGATGCAGTATCTCCTGTACCAGCTGCTAATGTAGCTTTATCTTTAACTGTATTTACTATTATTTATACAATTCTATTTATAGTTTTTGTGTATGCTATGGTTAGAGCTATAAATAAAGGTCCTAACTTATCCCCTTCAAGCCCTGATTATAATACTAATGCGGCAGGTAATGTGGGTGTTTCTACTGCATTTTCTCAAATAAACAAGGAGGGAAGATAA
- the bioD gene encoding dethiobiotin synthase: MIFITGTDTGVGKTYISYLLTKALLESGKKVAYFKPVETGCISECEDAKKLSSITGQSIDEVVLYKFKNPVAPLVAEREEGLNISIDKIMDHFEYLKNKYNFVVVEGAGGIYVPITKVKGKIYTYLDLVKDLKIPVIIVARANLGTINHTVLTINALKNIKADIKAVILNKASKNPNLAEKTNPDIIKEMTNIENIIKVYENQKDFKLLPNLLE; this comes from the coding sequence ATGATATTTATTACAGGTACAGATACAGGGGTAGGAAAAACTTATATTTCCTACCTTCTTACAAAAGCATTGTTAGAATCAGGTAAAAAAGTAGCTTATTTTAAGCCAGTTGAAACAGGATGCATTTCTGAATGTGAAGATGCAAAAAAATTATCTTCTATAACAGGTCAATCTATTGATGAAGTAGTTCTTTATAAATTTAAAAATCCGGTTGCTCCTTTAGTTGCTGAGAGAGAAGAAGGTTTAAATATTTCCATAGATAAAATAATGGATCATTTTGAATATCTAAAAAATAAATATAATTTTGTTGTTGTAGAAGGTGCAGGTGGAATTTATGTACCAATTACTAAAGTGAAAGGAAAAATATATACTTATCTTGATTTAGTAAAAGATTTAAAAATTCCTGTGATTATTGTAGCAAGGGCAAATCTTGGAACTATAAATCATACAGTTTTAACAATAAATGCTTTAAAAAATATAAAAGCAGATATAAAAGCAGTAATTTTAAATAAAGCTTCTAAAAATCCTAATTTAGCAGAAAAAACAAATCCTGATATAATCAAAGAGATGACAAACATTGAAAATATTATAAAAGTTTATGAAAATCAAAAAGATTTTAAATTATTGCCCAACCTTTTGGAATAA
- the purS gene encoding phosphoribosylformylglycinamidine synthase subunit PurS has product MLIKFYIKPRKGVLDPQGRAVAENLRSLGFENVKDVKVGKYIEVYVNETNKEKAIEEAKEMAKKAIVNDIIEDYEFEIVED; this is encoded by the coding sequence ATGCTTATAAAATTTTATATTAAACCAAGAAAAGGTGTTTTAGACCCTCAAGGAAGAGCAGTAGCAGAAAATCTAAGGAGCTTAGGTTTTGAAAATGTAAAAGATGTAAAAGTTGGAAAATATATTGAAGTTTATGTTAATGAGACAAATAAAGAAAAAGCTATTGAAGAAGCAAAAGAAATGGCAAAAAAAGCAATAGTTAATGATATTATTGAAGATTATGAGTTTGAAATAGTGGAGGATTAA
- a CDS encoding deoxyguanosinetriphosphate triphosphohydrolase, whose amino-acid sequence MIRIQLEELEYKFLHPKATKSRQAKRDKEEKECDVRTKFQVDRDRILHSKPFRRLKHKTQVFLSPEGDHYRTRMTHTLEVSQIARTIAKALRLNEDLTEAIALGHDLGHTPFGHAGEFILRESGSYHHAKQSLRVVEKLANDGKGLNLTKEVKDGILKHSKGKSPLVAEGNMPKTLEGEIVRIADKIAYINHDLEDAVRAKIVRYEDVPKSITKILGETKSEKIKTLVKSVINTTIENEYKHIVMEEKIYKAMYELRDWLFENVYLSEPVVKELNKGKGIVKALYEYYLENYEEIPYYEKYLNLWGKYDPKQAAVDYVAGMTDRFAIKTYEKIFIPKGWAII is encoded by the coding sequence ATGATAAGAATACAGCTTGAAGAATTAGAATATAAATTTTTACATCCAAAAGCAACAAAAAGCAGACAAGCTAAAAGAGATAAAGAAGAAAAAGAGTGCGATGTAAGAACTAAATTTCAAGTAGATAGAGATAGAATTTTACATTCAAAACCTTTTAGAAGATTAAAACATAAAACACAAGTCTTTTTATCTCCAGAAGGAGACCATTATAGAACAAGAATGACTCACACCCTTGAAGTTTCTCAGATAGCAAGGACAATAGCAAAAGCTTTAAGATTAAATGAAGACTTAACAGAAGCTATAGCTTTAGGACATGACCTTGGCCATACACCTTTTGGACATGCTGGAGAATTTATATTAAGGGAAAGTGGAAGTTATCACCATGCAAAGCAAAGTTTAAGAGTTGTTGAAAAGCTTGCAAATGATGGAAAAGGATTAAATCTCACAAAAGAAGTAAAAGATGGAATATTAAAACATAGCAAAGGTAAATCTCCTTTAGTAGCAGAAGGGAATATGCCTAAAACCCTTGAAGGTGAAATAGTTAGAATTGCAGATAAAATAGCCTATATAAATCATGATTTAGAAGACGCTGTTAGAGCAAAAATTGTTAGATATGAAGATGTTCCAAAATCCATTACAAAAATTCTTGGTGAAACAAAGTCTGAAAAAATAAAAACATTAGTAAAAAGCGTAATAAATACGACTATAGAAAATGAGTATAAACATATTGTTATGGAAGAAAAAATATATAAAGCTATGTATGAGCTTAGAGATTGGCTTTTTGAAAATGTTTATTTATCAGAGCCAGTTGTTAAAGAGCTAAATAAAGGTAAAGGAATTGTAAAAGCTTTATATGAGTATTATTTAGAAAATTATGAAGAAATTCCATATTATGAAAAATATTTAAATTTATGGGGTAAATATGATCCTAAGCAAGCGGCAGTTGATTATGTTGCAGGAATGACTGATAGATTTGCCATAAAAACTTATGAAAAAATATTTATTCCAAAAGGTTGGGCAATAATTTAA
- the purQ gene encoding phosphoribosylformylglycinamidine synthase I: MRFGIAVYPGSNCDYDTYHVIRDILKEEVSFIDYRETNIKDFDCIIIPGGFSFGDYLRPGALASHTPLTNAVKDFAKKGGLVIGICNGFQVLTESHLLPGALMPNIHGKFVCKHQYIKVENNETPFTNKCEKGQVLKIPIAHHDGNYFVDEETLKKMEDNGQIIVRYCDKDGNISEKSNPNGSIKNIAGVCNEEKNVFGLMPHPERAAESILGTEDGLFILKSILNSI, translated from the coding sequence TTGAGATTTGGTATAGCCGTTTATCCTGGTTCTAACTGTGATTATGATACTTACCATGTAATAAGAGATATATTAAAAGAAGAAGTAAGCTTTATAGATTATAGAGAAACTAATATAAAAGATTTTGATTGTATAATTATTCCTGGTGGATTTTCTTTTGGAGATTATTTAAGACCAGGAGCTTTAGCATCTCATACGCCTTTGACAAATGCAGTTAAAGATTTTGCTAAAAAAGGTGGATTAGTAATTGGAATATGTAATGGTTTCCAAGTTTTAACAGAAAGTCATCTTCTTCCAGGAGCTTTAATGCCAAATATCCATGGAAAATTTGTATGTAAACATCAATATATAAAAGTGGAAAATAATGAAACTCCGTTTACAAATAAATGTGAGAAAGGACAGGTTTTAAAAATACCTATAGCTCATCATGATGGAAACTATTTTGTAGATGAAGAAACATTAAAAAAGATGGAAGATAATGGACAGATTATAGTTAGATACTGTGATAAAGATGGAAATATATCAGAAAAATCAAATCCAAATGGCTCAATAAAAAATATTGCCGGCGTTTGTAATGAAGAAAAAAATGTTTTTGGGTTAATGCCTCATCCAGAAAGAGCAGCAGAAAGTATTCTTGGCACAGAGGATGGACTTTTTATCTTAAAATCTATTTTAAACTCTATTTAA
- a CDS encoding TlpA family protein disulfide reductase, with protein sequence MRLLLIILILFGFSFAKTIPDFKLLDENRKVVKRDDLKGKPSVLIFWGLYCGSCKKELPIIEKYYERYKNKINFYAIVLESENSKDVEEIKKAWGFNIPVLLNGKKIMYKYKIFGVPISYFVDKDLKVKKILIGKVPEEKIKKEIENLLK encoded by the coding sequence ATGAGGCTACTTTTAATTATATTAATACTTTTCGGTTTTTCTTTTGCAAAAACAATACCTGATTTTAAACTTTTAGATGAAAATAGAAAAGTTGTAAAAAGAGATGATTTAAAAGGTAAACCTTCAGTTTTAATATTTTGGGGATTATATTGTGGAAGTTGTAAAAAAGAACTACCTATAATTGAAAAATATTATGAAAGATATAAAAATAAGATAAATTTTTATGCTATTGTACTTGAATCAGAAAACAGTAAAGATGTTGAAGAAATAAAAAAAGCATGGGGTTTTAATATACCTGTTTTGCTTAATGGCAAAAAGATAATGTATAAATACAAAATTTTCGGTGTTCCAATTAGCTACTTTGTAGATAAAGATTTAAAAGTTAAAAAGATTTTAATAGGTAAAGTTCCTGAAGAAAAAATAAAAAAGGAGATAGAAAATCTCCTTAAATAG